A genomic stretch from Hemibagrus wyckioides isolate EC202008001 linkage group LG02, SWU_Hwy_1.0, whole genome shotgun sequence includes:
- the LOC131363243 gene encoding somatostatin receptor type 2-like, translated as MDLWIFPSLLPNLSEPLMYESFMLGNDSDESLRNATDHSFTKTGTVVITFIYFVVCAVGLSGNALVIYVILRYAKMKTVTNIYILNLAVADVLFMMSLPFIAIQLALVHWPFGAVLCRVVMTVDSLNQFTSIFCLMVMSIDRYLAVVHPIKSTKWRKPRLAKTINLAVWGVSLLVNLPIIIYSSLITKPGGCFCTIVWPEPQEAYYTAFMFYTFFLGFFLPLMVICLCYLLIIIKVKSSGIRVSSSKRKRSERKVTRMVSIVVAVFVFCWLPFYVFNVTSVTGTISTTPILRSTFAFVVVLGYANSCANPILYAFLSENFKKSFQNVLCLKKVGGLDEIDHSDSRQDKTRMNPSETQSTLLNGDLQTSI; from the coding sequence ATGGACCTTTGGATATTTCCATCCTTACTCCCAAACTTGTCAGAGCCTCTCATGTATGAGAGCTTCATGCTGGGCAATGATTCAGATGAGAGCTTAAGGAATGCCACTGACCACAGCTTCACCAAGACTGGCACAGTGGTCatcacttttatttactttgtaGTTTGTGCTGTAGGGCTTAGTGGCAATGCTCTGGTAATTTATGTCATTTTGCGTTATGCCAAAATGAAGACTGTAACCAACATTTACATCCTTAATTTGGCTGTGGCTGATGTACTTTTCATGATGAGCCTGCCCTTCATTGCAATCCAGTTAGCCCTGGTTCACTGGCCCTTTGGAGCAGTGTTGTGCCGTGTGGTCATGACTGTGGACTCTCTCAATCAGTTCACCAGCATCTTCTGTTTGATGGTCATGAGCATTGATAGATACTTGGCAGTGGTGCATCCTATCAAGTCAACCAAGTGGAGGAAGCCTCGACTGGCCAAGACCATTAACCTGGCAGTGTGGGGAGTCTCCTTGCTGGTCAACTTGCCCATCATCATCTACAGCAGCTTGATTACTAAGCCAGGTGGTTGTTTCTGCACCATTGTGTGGCCTGAGCCACAGGAGGCCTATTACACAGCCTTCATGTTCTACACTTTCTTTCTGGGCTTCTTTCTGCCTTTAATGGTTATTTGCCTGTGCTACCTGCTCATCATAATCAAAGTAAAATCATCTGGGATACGAGTAAGCTCCTCAAAGCGGAAGCGCTCAGAAAGGAAGGTGACACGCATGGTGTCCATTGTGgttgctgtgtttgtgttttgctggcttccattttatgtttttaatgtgaCATCTGTAACTGGCACCATTAGCACCACACCCATATTGAGGAGCACCTTTGCATTTGTGGTGGTTCTGGGATATGCTAACAGCTGTGCCAATCCCATTCTCTATGCCTTCTTGTCAGAGAATTTCAAGAAAAGCTTCCAGAATGTTCTGTGCCTGAAAAAAGTAGGTGGCCTGGATGAGATTGACCATAGTGACAGTAGGCAAGATAAGACAAGGATGAACCCTAGCGAAACTCAAAGCACACTACTGAATGGAGACCTGCAGACCAGCATTTAA
- the LOC131344420 gene encoding ubiquitin carboxyl-terminal hydrolase 22-like — MCPAGCSHVNGFKVDNWKQNLRVIYQCFVWTGTAETRRRKAKSCICHMCGAHLNRLHSCLYCVFFGCFSKKHIHEHAKTKRHNLAIDLLYGGIYCFVCQDYIYDKDMEQIAREEQRKAWKLQGVGEKYSTWEPTKRELELLRHNPKRRKITSNCTIGLRGLINLGNTCFMNCIVQALTHTPLLRDFFLSDRHKCEMQANSCLVCEMSQLFQEFYSGHRSPHIPFRLLHLVWTHARHLAGYEQQDAHEFLIAALDVLHRHCKDDDNGKKANNPNHCNCIIDQIFTGGLQSDVTCQVCHGVSTTIDPFWDISLDLPGSSTPFWPLSPGGDSAVVNGEGHMTGSTTLTDCLRRFTRPEHLGSSAKIKCGGCHSYQESTKQLTMKKLPIVACFHLKRFEHSAKLRRKITTYVSFPLELDMTPFMASSKESRVNGQYQQSVDVLNNDNKYSLFAVVNHQGTLESGHYTSFIRQHKDQWFKCDDAIITKASIKDVLDSEGYLLFYHKQFLEYE, encoded by the exons GCAAAGTCGTGTATCTGTCACATGTGTGGTGCACACCTGAACAGGCTGCATTCGTGCCTATACTGTGTCTTCTTCGGCTGCTTCTCCAAGAAACACATCCACGAACACGCCAAAACCAAACGGCATAACCTAG CTATTGACTTGTTATATGGTGGAATATACTGCTTTGTTTGTCAAGACTACATATACGACAAAGACATGGAACAGATCGCcagagaagaacagaggaaagcCTGGAAACTTCAAG GTGTAGGGGAAAAGTATTCAACATGGGAGCCCACAAAGCGGGAACTGGAGCTGCTACGCCATAATCCAAAGCGTAGGAAAATTACTTCCAACTGCACCATAG GTTTGCGAGGCTTGATCAACTTGGGCAACACATGCTTCATGAACTGCATTGTGCaggcacttacacacacaccgctgttgCGTGACTTCTTCCTGTCAGACAGGCACAAGTGTGAGATGCAGGCCAACTCCTGCCTGGTGTGTGAGATGTCTCAGCTCTTTCAAGAG TTCTATTCAGGCCACCGGTCTCCCCATATCCCATTCCGGCTGCTGCACCTGGTGTGGACACATGCGCGTCATCTGGCTGGCTACGAGCAGCAGGATGCACATGAATTCCTCATTGCTGCCCTGGATGTGCTGCACCGCCACTGCAAAG aTGATGACAACGGGAAGAAAGCCAACAATCCGAATCACTGTAACTGCATCATTGACCAAATTTTCACTGGTGGTCTACAGTCAGATGTGACCTGTCAAGTTTGCCA TGGTGTTTCCACTACGATAGATCCATTCTGGGACATCAGTCTGGACCTGCCTGGCTCATCCACACCATTCTGGCCCTTGAGTCCAGGAGGTGACAGTGCTGTGGTTAATGGAGAGGGTCACATGACTGGCTCCACCACACTCACAGACTGCCTGCGTCG ATTCACTCGGCCTGAGCATCTAGGTAGCAGTGCCAAAATTAAATGCGGAGGTTGTCATAGCTATCAGGAGTCCACCAAACAGCTGACAATGAAGAAGCTTCCTATAGTCGCATGTTTTCATCTTAAG CGCTTTGAGCATTCAGCCAAGTTGCGTAGAAAGATCACTACCTATGTATCGTTTCCCTTAGAGCTGGACATGACACCTTTCATGGCCTCCAG TAAAGAGAGCAGAGTAAATGGCCAGTACCAGCAATCAGTAGACGTATTAAACAACGACAATAA ATACTCGCTGTTTGCTGTAGTGAATCACCAGGGTACATTAGAAAGTGGCCACTACACCAGTTTCATCCGCCAGCACAAGGACCAATGGTTTAAATGTGATGATGCCATCATTACCAAGGCCAGCATTAAGGACGTACTGGACAGTGAAGG GTATTTGTTATTCTACCATAAGCAGTTCCTTGAATACGAGTAG